A genomic region of Ensifer adhaerens contains the following coding sequences:
- a CDS encoding YitT family protein, with protein sequence MAERSIDATEIPTERHRLYEDALAILTGTLIMSLGIIIYSKAMLLTGSTSGLALLLQYATGAEFWLVFSLVNLPFYILAVKRLGWMFALRTFIAVSLVSLFSRLTAGWVEIARLDPIYAAVVGGGLMGMGLLILFRHRTGLGGINIVAIYLQERFGIRAGYFQLAVDLTILAAAFFVLPPSNLVLSVIGAAVVNMTLAINHKPGRYAGVT encoded by the coding sequence ATGGCCGAGCGCAGCATCGACGCGACAGAAATCCCGACCGAACGCCATCGCCTCTACGAGGATGCGCTGGCGATCCTGACGGGCACGCTGATCATGTCGCTCGGCATCATCATCTACAGCAAGGCGATGCTACTCACGGGCAGCACGTCGGGCTTGGCGCTGCTTTTGCAATATGCGACCGGCGCCGAGTTCTGGCTGGTCTTTTCGCTCGTCAACCTGCCCTTCTACATCCTGGCGGTCAAACGGCTCGGCTGGATGTTTGCGCTGCGCACCTTCATCGCCGTCAGCCTCGTCTCCCTATTTTCTCGGCTGACGGCCGGCTGGGTGGAGATAGCCCGGCTCGACCCGATCTATGCGGCGGTTGTCGGTGGCGGGCTGATGGGCATGGGTCTCTTGATCCTCTTCCGCCACCGCACCGGGCTTGGCGGCATCAACATCGTGGCGATCTATCTCCAGGAGAGGTTCGGCATCCGTGCCGGATATTTCCAGCTTGCGGTCGATCTCACCATTCTGGCTGCCGCCTTCTTCGTGCTGCCGCCATCGAACCTCGTGCTTTCGGTCATCGGTGCGGCCGTCGTCAACATGACCCTGGCGATCAACCACAAGCCCGGCCGCTACGCCGGTGTGACCTGA
- the tatA gene encoding tyrosine aminotransferase, translated as MFDALTRQPDDPLLALIGLYRKDERPGKVDLGVGVYRDETGHTPIFRAVKAAETRLLETQDSKSYVGPEGDLVFIDHLWTLVGGDTIDRSHIAGVQTPGGSGALRLAADLIHQMGGKRIWIGLPSWPNHASIFKTAGLEPAGYPFFDVPSQTVLFDNMMTALQGAAAGDAVLLHASCHNPTGGVITQAQWMELAAVIAERGLLPLIDLAYQGFGRGLDEDVAGLRHLIGVVPEALVAVSCSKSFGLYRERAGAIFAVTTSSSSADTVRSNLAGLARTSYSMPPDHGAAIVRMILSDAELKRDWQEELETMRLRITNIRRALAEGLRDRWQALGAVASQEGMFSLLPLAEADVMRLRNEHGIYMPGSGRINIAGLKTAEVDGVIANFKNL; from the coding sequence ATGTTCGACGCTCTGACCCGCCAACCCGACGATCCGTTGCTCGCCCTGATCGGGCTCTACCGCAAGGACGAACGCCCCGGAAAGGTCGATCTCGGCGTCGGCGTCTACCGCGACGAAACCGGCCACACCCCGATCTTCCGCGCCGTCAAGGCAGCGGAGACGCGCCTGCTCGAAACGCAGGACAGCAAGTCCTATGTCGGCCCCGAGGGCGATCTCGTCTTCATCGATCATCTCTGGACGCTGGTCGGTGGCGATACCATCGATCGCAGCCATATCGCCGGCGTGCAGACGCCGGGCGGTTCCGGCGCGCTCAGGCTCGCGGCCGACCTCATTCACCAGATGGGCGGCAAGCGCATCTGGATCGGCCTGCCAAGCTGGCCGAACCACGCCAGCATCTTCAAGACCGCTGGCCTTGAGCCAGCCGGCTACCCGTTCTTCGACGTGCCGTCACAGACCGTCCTCTTCGACAACATGATGACGGCGCTGCAGGGCGCTGCCGCCGGCGATGCCGTGCTGTTGCATGCCAGCTGCCACAACCCGACGGGCGGTGTCATCACGCAAGCGCAGTGGATGGAGCTTGCCGCCGTCATTGCCGAGCGCGGCCTGCTGCCATTGATCGACCTCGCCTACCAGGGTTTCGGCCGCGGCCTCGACGAGGATGTCGCCGGTCTCCGCCACCTGATCGGCGTCGTGCCCGAAGCACTGGTCGCCGTTTCCTGCTCCAAGTCCTTCGGCCTCTACCGCGAGCGCGCCGGAGCGATCTTCGCCGTGACGACTTCGTCGTCCTCTGCCGATACGGTCCGGTCCAACCTCGCAGGTCTCGCACGCACCAGCTACTCGATGCCGCCGGATCACGGTGCGGCCATCGTGCGGATGATCCTTTCCGACGCCGAGCTCAAGCGTGACTGGCAAGAAGAACTTGAAACCATGCGACTGCGCATCACCAACATCCGCCGCGCGCTCGCCGAAGGCTTGCGTGACCGCTGGCAGGCGCTCGGCGCCGTGGCCAGCCAGGAAGGCATGTTCTCGCTGCTGCCGCTCGCCGAGGCCGACGTCATGCGGCTCAGGAACGAGCACGGCATCTATATGCCCGGTTCCGGCCGCATCAACATTGCCGGCCTGAAGACGGCGGAAGTCGACGGCGTCATCGCCAACTTCAAGAACCTCTGA
- a CDS encoding Lrp/AsnC family transcriptional regulator encodes MVEKVAMELDQVDRRIIRLLVEDASLSNNELAARVGLSPAPLSRRLARLYATGVIRQTVVVDPKAAGIGFQAFVEVTLERTASKVGHRFIELVSRMPEVVECHTVAGDFDFLLKIAVRDVADYKRLLWSEFEQIAEIKTLRSTILLDSPKMTAATLGDGR; translated from the coding sequence ATGGTTGAAAAGGTGGCGATGGAACTGGATCAGGTCGACCGACGGATCATCCGTCTGCTGGTCGAGGATGCGTCGTTGAGCAACAACGAGCTGGCAGCGCGCGTCGGTCTCTCGCCGGCGCCGCTGTCGCGCCGCCTCGCCAGGCTCTATGCGACGGGCGTCATCCGCCAGACCGTAGTGGTCGATCCGAAGGCTGCCGGCATCGGCTTCCAGGCCTTTGTCGAAGTGACGCTGGAGCGCACCGCAAGCAAGGTCGGTCACCGCTTCATCGAGCTGGTTTCGCGCATGCCTGAGGTGGTGGAGTGCCATACGGTCGCTGGCGACTTCGACTTTCTCCTGAAGATCGCGGTGCGCGACGTCGCAGACTACAAACGGCTGCTCTGGAGTGAGTTCGAGCAGATTGCCGAGATCAAGACGCTGCGCTCGACCATCCTTCTCGACAGCCCGAAAATGACGGCCGCCACCTTGGGTGACGGCCGCTGA